The Vanessa cardui chromosome 2, ilVanCard2.1, whole genome shotgun sequence genome contains the following window.
ttatataaaaagatacaACTAAAGTGCATTCAAAACAAGTGGAATAAGTGGTGGCATCATTTTATTGTATCGCTAAATGCATTTAAAGTTATCTTTAAGTATATACAAACATAGCATCAATGTTTCTCTTTGAGCCTTCTAATGTAACAATAGCACCTGTACCCAGAGGTATAACTTTTCTTCACATTCTATGAAGATCattcaaatcaatttaaaatatatttattttattttaaattaattaaatcatactCTCATGGGtccaatatattacaatttgtgATTTAAGTagcaataatactaaataaagttGTAAGcaccaaatatgaaataatgattagaataaaaaggtttttacaTCATATTAGCTACATGTTTGCGATCGTCTAATGCAAATGTTCACTTGGTGAGTTTACGCTCAAGTTGTTCTGCGATGGCTTGTAGGAAGTCTTCCGTGTTCAAGTACATGCCCTCCTTTGTATTGGCCATTCCATGGATGCAAATGACTAGATCCTTGGTCatcttaccgctgtctatacACTCGACGCAAGCCTGTAATTATATCATTCaagtttttatagtttattacgTTACTATGTACGTTATTATGTACGTTATGatcacttattatatataataagtgatCATAACGtacgaaaataaatacaattgctACTTTAATACACTATATTAATGACCAAAAATTGTCTGATAGCACAAATATTTATAGGATTAGTGTTACATTTAATAACCAagtgtatattaaatttttttgatattcTATATGAActgattatttataatctgttttgtcacgtgatatattaattactcgataaaataatgaacaaaGATAATGTGTAGGTACAACATAATCATCACTCTTTTACGTGGTTTTTACATCACTTTCAcaagtaactatttatttatttatctgtttaaCATTTACCAAGTTAATGGCGTGCAGGTTTCTTATCATATTTATAGATcaagaaaataaatcatttacatAAGCATTTGTTACCAACGGttcatatactatattaaagaattatacaatgaaaatatGTATTCTTTAAGGGGTTATCCATTgatcacgtgaggcttgaaagggggggggggggggaggggtttgataaaaatcacgaaaataacacaagggaGAGggcagtgttgggcaaattttaattgcaattaaaattaaagattaacaattaattaattgttaattgttactactacagttaacaattaatcaattgtaattgtggaaaatcacaactaacaattatttaattgttaactgtattagtaacaattaacaattaattaatttttaattgttttgttaattttaattaaaaataacaattaaaaatactgctgtaaaatataaagacttgagcgaaaacgacgacttgaaatgtttttgttttatacctacgctgaagaaatatttatcaatgcaactttatattatataatataaaaataaacactttttttctgtggaaagagacatttagaaaaaataagcttaaaacttagagtctttgaccacatttttattcgtctgaagtctaatacttatagcttaattttcctaaaaatttactaattacattttgatgtataaagttaattgttagttttaattgttttataaaacaactaaaaaagttaattgcaattattttaattgtaagttgcaattgacatacgttaatcaaattaatttaattgcaaggtgcaattaaaagttcaattgcgattaatttaattgcaattgatttaattgcaattaattttttagtcaattaacaaGATAATTGACAATTGATTAATTGGTGCCCAACACTGGGAGAGggggggtgtagtaagatatctcgtgtatttattttttcgtctaatgcgcgatttttaaacaaatatggtccttaatttcagaataaaataagattataatattcagaaaattttaagattcgttgtaggtactaaagatacacgtgatgttgagaagggggagggggggtgatcttaaacctcactacgtatcaccaatgggggaggggggttaaaaaatgctaaaaaaagatcacgtgattaatgaaCAACCCctaatataaatgttaagacTATTATACTACTTTATGACTGACCTCCTCCAAAGAGTTGGCGAATTGTGCCAGTTCAGGTGTTCCGTCTAGCTTGGCGCGGTGGATGAGTCCCCTGGTCCAGGCGTAGATGGAGGCGACTGGGTTGGTGGAGGTGGGCTTGCCCTGCTGGTGCAGGCGGTAGTGACGCGTGACCGTGCCGTGCGCCGCCTCCGACTCCACCGTGCGCCCGTCGGGGCACATCAGCACCGACGTCATCATCCCGAGGGATCCGTAACCCTGTTcgattgtttctaattaattttgtaattcacCTTTAAATGAatgtacatatgttttattaataaaattttacttataactGTATTTTAGGAGGTTAATCtaatcttgttattttttttttttttactagtctAAGCAAATGTCTGTGTATGTATCGAAGTAATATTTAAGCCAAAAtttgtgtatacatattttcttctgctcgtttttcgttttgttttgtttttgtttcacttttgttgttgtagcgagtaatagtaattaatagttaaattagCACgtagtgtttgcttttaaatgattttacataatctTTGTATGCATATcatctaattgtatatttatgttagaatgacaaatgtaaaatcGCTAGCaacccaataaataaaataaaaaaaaaataaaataaaccctAATAACATAACCAGTTGTCAACGTATGTGTAATCGTAAATCCCCAAAATACTGGTTATTCTCAGTCTTATACTTTAGTTTAAAAGATCGTCTATTGACTAATTATGCGTTTGAGTACCTGTGCGACAATATCCGATTGAACATCGCCATCGTAATTCTTACAAGCCCACACAAAGCCTCCCGAGCTCTTGATCGCTTGCGCTACCATATCGTCGATCAAACGATGCTCGTACCAGATCTTCGCATCCTCAAATTTCTTCTTATAGTCGCTAAGAAATTCGATAAACATCCCTTAGATTAAAATATcccaaaaaaattgtatatataccataaattatataatacctgTCATAAATTTCTTGGAAAATATCCTTGAAACGACCATCGTATCGCTTAAGGATCGTATTTTTTGTTGATAAGTATAATGGCCATTGTTTTTGCAAGGCAACCTGTAAAATGGATAAAAGATTAAGTACAGAACTAAGAAACATATTTTCGCAATGAAATctcatgtttttgtatatttacctGAAAACTGGAGTGTGCAAAGGCACGGATAGAATCGTCGGTATTGTACATGCCCATAGCAACGCCAGGGGTTTTGTAATCAAACAACAAACATTTCTCGACGGAACCGTCTTGAGCTGTAAAGACCATCTCCACCTGTTACAAAGAAAGGTAAATCATTGATTAAtgcttaaaacattaaaaattaccttATTGACTCTACCTATAAATGTTACATAGGGGTCGTTAGTCAAATAGTATTTGTGTTTCattctttcaaatgtcaaatcaatgcaGACAGAAAGAGAGAAATGAACTTTAACTAAAGACTATAGCTATgggtatgtttaaatctttataagCACAAAAAGATCAAAATACCTTTCCGGGTTTAGAGATAACTAGATCTTGAGCCTTGTATTGGTCCCCATGGGCATGACGCCCAATAACTATGGCTTTGGTCCATCCAGGAATGACACGGGGAATGCTCTGGCAGAGGATGGGCTCGCGGAATACGGTGCCACCGAGAATATTTCTGATGGTTCCATTAGGACTTAGCCACATTTTCTTGAGTttgaattctaaaaaaaaaaaattagaggtaaaaataatgtaaacttaACTAAACACTTAAGCTCTTATGAGTCAACaggatatttttcattttttgagAGTGGTTAAAACATTCGTTCCCCCGCGGTGAAGTAGACATAGTTGAACTGATGCATCTTTTAAAGACAAAGCATAAacttaaagtataaaaatccTATGGTATTCGTACTCGTACTCGACGAACCCTATGTTTTGATATAGTCGACCATTTCTTCATCTTCACAGATGC
Protein-coding sequences here:
- the LOC124537665 gene encoding isocitrate dehydrogenase [NADP] cytoplasmic-like; this translates as MVGRNAKRLLKYVSEQTLYSTRNYATAKRVVAAKPVVEMDGDEMTRIIWEKIKEKLIFPYVKLECLYFDLGLPHRDATEDQVTIDAAHAILKHNVGIKCATITPDEQRVEEFKLKKMWLSPNGTIRNILGGTVFREPILCQSIPRVIPGWTKAIVIGRHAHGDQYKAQDLVISKPGKVEMVFTAQDGSVEKCLLFDYKTPGVAMGMYNTDDSIRAFAHSSFQVALQKQWPLYLSTKNTILKRYDGRFKDIFQEIYDSDYKKKFEDAKIWYEHRLIDDMVAQAIKSSGGFVWACKNYDGDVQSDIVAQGYGSLGMMTSVLMCPDGRTVESEAAHGTVTRHYRLHQQGKPTSTNPVASIYAWTRGLIHRAKLDGTPELAQFANSLEEACVECIDSGKMTKDLVICIHGMANTKEGMYLNTEDFLQAIAEQLERKLTK